GTCGTTGTATTTGTTGACTTCGAACCACTTATTGAGTATGGACACCAACCCCAAATGATGGTCAGCGTGCAAATGACTTAAAAATATCATTCCCAACTCTTGTAAAATCGTCTGATATTGATCCTTATGACCAAAGGTTCTCAACAAGGATCCGAGGGTGttttcaccaccatctAAAAGGATTGTTTTGTACTCTACTTCACCTGTTTCATGATTCTTGATAGGGATTCTTACCAAATTGGCGAGCACATTACGGTATAGTGAGGGTAGAGCTGAACCCGTACCCAATGTGGTGATATGAACGTTGTCTTTGAGAGACCCACGGGTTAACCCGAGAGGTAAAGGTGTGGGGTCGATGACTGTTTGTTTATCGGCCCCTTCTATTTGTAAAGGCTCAATATGCTCATCATACATCCGAGACCAGTTCAGGTCAAAGATGTTAGAATTGTCAAAAGTGAAGCCATCAGCCCCAATATTAAGTTGTTGCATCAGATGAAGTTTGTTGATACCATCTCCATCATATGGTTCACTACACGGCAAGTTGTAGTGATCTCTTTGAATGGCCCTTAATTTCAAAAGATTGCTCGCGAATGTCTTGAATACGATTGTGTTATTGGATAACTCTTGGTGACTGATGATATGCTTGCAGTCAGAAGGAaatgagttgatgaaatcaataTACTCTTTCAGCCGGAAGTTGATATCGTCGCCTAAAATGTGGTATACCACACCAATGTCCTCCTGGCCCAAGTCTGAGTCGTTCTTTTCGAACCATGAAGTGCACTTGTACACATTCTCCAAATAACTGCTATTAGGAACATCAAgcatcaacacctttttgAAGTATTTCGGTTCGCCAACAACCTGGTCAGGAGTAACAACTTCTCCCTGCGGATTAGTCACAGAAATTCCCTGAGTCAAGTCTCGAAAATCTGTTCCCTTCACTATTCCTAGCTCTTTGGCTTTGACCGGATTGAACTTTCCTCGAAGCAGCTGGAATCTTATGAGGTAGTTCATGGCCTTTTGCAGGCCAGCTTGCAACTCCAAATCTGATATCGAAACATGAGTTTGGATATCTTGGTCTGCTGGATCTGTTTTATAGGAAGAAGGGTCTCTATCATTGGCTTTGCTGGTGTCAAGCGGAAACATCAACgacaccaacttcttcaattgtcTACGCACCATTATGTCTGCCTCCGCTGAATGTGCCAGTGCAATCTTGATAGGTTTCACTAAAATGTTGCTGTCGGAGATCAACTTTCCATCGTCCACATCGTTGATCTTGAGCTCTACTCCTTTTCGAAACACGTAGTATCTCCAGGTAGCAACTATATAGCTTAAAATTGCACTGGATGTGGAGTAAACATCAATGTCCTTCTTTGTAGCGTCACTTATCGTTAAAAACAATCCCGGTAGTCCACCGATTTCTGACCATCCTGTCAAAGTACCCGTTAAAAACACCCCTTTGAGCTTCGTCAAGCGGACTTTGTTCTCATTGAGCACTCTTTGTGATCCCTCTGATACTTTTCCGAAAAGATATTTGTATCCTTCCCGGTTCGTCAATAGTAATAATGGATGATGTGTCTCTTgggttttgtggttgattgTGGTTATGGAAAACATTGGAGATGTAAACTTTCTGAAATCCAAGAACTGGTCGTAGAATGAAAGGTACTCTTTATGACTAGAGAAGACCCGCGGTGGAACTGAATGTGCACCAGGCTTCTTGTGGAACTTATCTTTTTTCTTAGCAGAGGAACCAGGCGATTTGTTCGATTTCCAAAATTTTGGGTTGTAGGTGGAAAATGCTACTGATTGGACGAGTTGTAATCGATGAGAGTATACTGACGTACAAGGTGTCGTGAGTCGGAGTCtcagttgaagatgttcaagagatatgaagttcatcaatttgaactcatcCACTTTGTGATAGTAAAATATCGAGATGAGTCTTGATATAGCGCGCACTTCGTTTTTGGGGTATTTCAAGTGACTTATCATGTCAAGTGCTTCTAATGGGTACCAACTCAATAGCGACATCAGCGACTTGATAGAAGAGATAATCGAGAAGTTTGATAGGCCTCCAACGTACAactccatcttcaacaagtctgGCGAATACAAGACTACCACCAG
Above is a window of Yamadazyma tenuis chromosome 1, complete sequence DNA encoding:
- a CDS encoding ribonuclease Z (COG:S; EggNog:ENOG503NVWN), which gives rise to MFSITTINHKTQETHHPLLLLTNREGYKYLFGKVSEGSQRVLNENKVRLTKLKGVFLTGTLTGWSEIGGLPGLFLTISDATKKDIDVYSTSSAILSYIVATWRYYVFRKGVELKINDVDDGKLISDSNILVKPIKIASAHSAEADIMVRRQLKKLVSLMFPLDTSKANDRDPSSYKTDPADQDIQTHVSISDLELQAGSQKAMNYLIRFQSLRGKFNPVKAKELGIVKGTDFRDLTQGISVTNPQGEVVTPDQVVGEPKYFKKVLMLDVPNSSYLENVYKCTSWFEKNDSDLGQEDIGVVYHILGDDINFRSKEYIDFINSFPSDCKHIISHQELSNNTIVFKTFASNLLKLRAIQRDHYNLPCSEPYDGDGINKLHSMQQLNIGADGFTFDNSNIFDSNWSRMYDEHIEPLQIEGADKQTVIDPTPLPLGLTRGSLKDNVHITTLGTGSALPSLYRNVLANLVRIPIKNHETGEVEYKTILLDGGENTLGSLLRTFGHKDQYQTILQELGMIFLSHLHADHHLGLVSILNKWFEVNKYNDKVLHLVLPWQFNHFIAEWYKLETQTIDLSRINYISCEDFLHGRTPEYSKISIETFEEQFDRGNLKINIPRARLESIDFTSINKMYKDMNMVGLRTCRALHCYWSYSVSIEFQIDVNETFKVSFSGDTRPNPSFVEIGLGSDLLIHEASLDNELIEEAIAKKHTTMIEAVNVARYMNCPKLILTHFSTRYSNGANFVSGKEEFNRLSNELKTYLNTYKDVNNIFLLEDVINTPIRDFNDMEILFAFDSLITRLSQVGDQKTHMNRINKIFDSGSGDIDEKELDKSRAKREVKRAQRLSLQKKRKTSSDEEGL